A genomic region of Xanthomonas fragariae contains the following coding sequences:
- a CDS encoding fimbrial biogenesis chaperone translates to MILHHRLPLCLPAWAVPVGLTLALALCSGWTLPSARAASLQLAPTSLTLHAEQSADGLWLSNSGGVPVQVQTRAYRWTQRDGRDQLDPTPELLVSPPMRTLAAGERQLIRVIRAGPAPTGQEVCYRIIVDELPNADADRKGMQFVLRYSVPIFVLPPGKADPKPTLNAHLVAGSDGNAQIQISNTGSGHAQVADLQHRVDGTAKTALNGLVGYVLPGQTMRWSLGAPLAQFGRGTIIARINGEADERTLLAVPTAP, encoded by the coding sequence ATGATCCTGCACCACCGCCTGCCGCTATGCCTGCCTGCGTGGGCGGTTCCAGTTGGACTGACCTTGGCGCTGGCGCTGTGTAGCGGCTGGACGCTGCCCTCGGCGCGTGCGGCCAGCCTTCAATTGGCACCGACCTCGCTGACCTTGCACGCAGAGCAGTCCGCCGACGGGCTGTGGCTGAGCAACAGCGGCGGCGTGCCGGTGCAGGTGCAGACACGCGCCTATCGATGGACCCAGCGCGATGGACGGGACCAGCTCGACCCCACACCGGAACTGCTGGTCAGCCCACCGATGCGCACCCTGGCCGCTGGCGAACGCCAGCTAATTCGCGTTATTCGCGCCGGACCTGCGCCAACCGGCCAGGAGGTCTGTTACCGCATCATCGTCGACGAACTTCCCAACGCCGATGCCGATCGCAAAGGCATGCAATTCGTGCTGCGCTACTCGGTGCCGATCTTCGTGCTGCCACCCGGCAAAGCCGATCCTAAGCCGACCTTGAATGCGCACTTGGTGGCCGGCAGCGACGGCAATGCGCAGATCCAGATCAGCAACACCGGCAGCGGGCATGCCCAGGTCGCCGACCTACAACATCGAGTCGATGGCACGGCCAAAACGGCATTGAACGGCCTGGTTGGCTATGTACTGCCCGGTCAGACCATGCGCTGGTCATTGGGTGCACCGCTGGCGCAGTTCGGCCGCGGCACCATTATCGCAAGGATCAATGGTGAGGCGGACGAACGTACTTTGTTGGCAGTGCCGACAGCGCCGTGA
- a CDS encoding Csu type fimbrial protein has protein sequence MRTAHPVLLSLGLLSTISVATAADTTTFNVKIAVTKACTITAASATDVDFGSVLSTSTANADANGSVTAQCTALTPYNIALSAGSNASTANDVTTRRMKNADPLVTASNFIAYQLYQDLARSTVWGSTSGTNTLSRTATGINQVFPVYGRVTNPSVNNAATGSYQDTITATIVY, from the coding sequence ATGCGTACTGCCCATCCCGTCCTGCTTTCCCTTGGCCTGCTCTCGACCATCAGTGTCGCGACCGCGGCAGATACCACCACCTTCAACGTCAAGATCGCCGTCACCAAGGCCTGCACCATCACCGCTGCGTCCGCCACGGACGTCGACTTCGGCTCGGTACTTTCGACCTCGACCGCCAACGCCGACGCCAACGGCAGCGTGACCGCGCAGTGCACCGCGCTGACGCCGTACAACATCGCGCTGAGCGCAGGTAGCAATGCCAGCACCGCAAACGACGTCACCACCCGTCGCATGAAGAACGCAGACCCGCTAGTCACCGCCAGCAACTTCATCGCCTACCAGCTCTACCAGGATCTGGCACGCAGCACAGTATGGGGCAGCACCAGCGGCACCAATACGCTGAGCCGCACCGCCACCGGCATCAACCAGGTCTTTCCGGTCTACGGTCGTGTGACCAACCCATCGGTCAACAATGCCGCGACCGGTAGCTACCAAGACACGATCACCGCCACGATCGTCTATTGA
- the map gene encoding type I methionyl aminopeptidase: MSVNLKTKEEIELMRVAGRLAAEVLDIVAPHVQVGVTTAELDRICHDHIVNVQGAIPANVGYRGFPKSVCTSVNNVICHGIPSAAKVLKDGDIVNIDVTVIKDGWHGDTSRMYYVGTPSVMAKRLVDTTYEAMWRGIRAVEPGATLGDVGHAIQRFAEAERFSVVRDYCGHGIGKVYHDEPQVMHYGRPGEGLVLKPGMTFTIEPMINEGTCHHKTLPDGWTVVTKDRKLSAQWEHMVAVTEEGVDVLTLSPNAPAPI; the protein is encoded by the coding sequence ATGAGCGTCAATCTGAAAACCAAAGAAGAAATCGAACTGATGCGCGTCGCCGGCCGCCTGGCCGCCGAGGTGCTCGACATCGTGGCCCCGCACGTCCAAGTGGGCGTGACCACGGCCGAGCTGGACCGCATCTGCCACGATCATATCGTCAACGTGCAGGGCGCCATTCCTGCCAACGTCGGCTACCGCGGCTTTCCCAAGAGCGTGTGCACCTCGGTCAACAACGTGATCTGTCACGGCATCCCGAGCGCGGCCAAGGTCTTGAAAGACGGCGACATCGTCAATATCGATGTCACCGTCATCAAGGACGGCTGGCATGGCGATACCAGCCGTATGTATTACGTGGGCACGCCCTCGGTAATGGCCAAGCGCTTGGTGGACACCACCTATGAAGCGATGTGGCGCGGCATCCGTGCGGTCGAGCCTGGCGCAACGCTGGGCGATGTGGGGCACGCGATCCAGAGGTTCGCCGAGGCCGAGCGTTTTAGCGTGGTGCGCGACTACTGCGGCCATGGCATCGGCAAGGTCTATCACGACGAGCCACAGGTGATGCATTACGGCCGTCCGGGCGAAGGTCTGGTGCTCAAGCCGGGCATGACCTTCACCATCGAGCCGATGATCAACGAAGGCACCTGTCACCATAAGACTCTGCCCGACGGCTGGACCGTGGTCACCAAGGATCGCAAGTTGTCCGCGCAGTGGGAGCACATGGTCGCAGTGACCGAAGAAGGCGTAGATGTGCTGACACTGTCGCCGAACGCTCCCGCACCGATATGA